A genomic window from Cupriavidus metallidurans CH34 includes:
- a CDS encoding porin → MKMKLFAAAVAALAAGGAYAQSSVTLYGVVDAGVEYANHQPGVSGSHDVVRLNSGGMSGSRWGLRGVEDLGGGLKGVFVLESGFNVDTGTSGQNNRLFGRQAFVGMQSQFGTLTLGRHQTPFYDFGLAFDPMAISPNYSITAQAPEFQQRADNSIKYIGTFGGLTGSLLYSTGSNTAGTASVYQGISGEVPGNYHLGREMSASVMYNGGPFSVGAIYDETNVGIAAADGAKIRRTSIAGTYAFGPAKVFAGYRYAHAQGGAVLPGGVNTVDGAAKIANVSNLYWLGMGYQLTPALSLTGAAYYQDFRNTGADPWSFVVSTDYAFSKRTDAYFNVAYTKNKDGSTLGTSSASPGSLGGSGFGTTLGSYNQFGAMVGLRHKF, encoded by the coding sequence ATGAAGATGAAACTGTTTGCTGCTGCCGTCGCCGCTCTGGCCGCTGGTGGCGCCTATGCCCAGTCGAGCGTGACCCTGTACGGTGTGGTTGACGCTGGCGTCGAGTACGCTAACCACCAGCCGGGCGTGTCCGGTAGCCACGACGTCGTGCGCCTGAACTCGGGCGGCATGTCGGGCAGCCGTTGGGGCCTGCGTGGCGTTGAAGACCTGGGCGGTGGCCTGAAGGGCGTTTTCGTGCTGGAAAGCGGTTTCAACGTTGACACCGGTACGTCGGGCCAAAACAACCGTCTGTTCGGTCGTCAAGCCTTCGTCGGTATGCAAAGCCAGTTCGGCACGCTGACCCTGGGTCGCCACCAGACGCCGTTCTATGACTTCGGTCTGGCCTTCGACCCGATGGCCATCTCGCCGAACTACTCGATCACGGCTCAAGCTCCGGAATTCCAGCAACGTGCTGACAACTCGATCAAGTACATCGGTACGTTCGGTGGCCTGACCGGCTCGCTGCTGTACAGCACCGGCTCGAACACGGCTGGCACGGCTAGCGTCTACCAAGGTATCAGCGGCGAAGTTCCGGGTAACTACCACCTGGGCCGCGAGATGAGCGCAAGCGTGATGTACAACGGTGGCCCGTTCTCCGTTGGCGCCATCTATGACGAAACCAACGTTGGTATCGCTGCTGCTGACGGCGCCAAGATCCGCCGCACGTCGATCGCTGGTACGTACGCCTTCGGCCCGGCCAAGGTGTTCGCTGGCTACCGTTACGCTCACGCTCAAGGCGGCGCAGTTCTGCCGGGTGGTGTGAACACCGTTGACGGCGCTGCGAAGATTGCGAACGTCTCGAACCTGTACTGGCTGGGCATGGGTTACCAGCTGACCCCGGCTCTGTCGCTGACCGGCGCCGCGTACTACCAAGACTTCCGCAACACCGGTGCTGATCCGTGGAGCTTCGTTGTGTCGACGGACTACGCTTTCTCGAAGCGTACGGACGCCTACTTCAACGTGGCCTACACGAAGAACAAGGACGGCTCGACTCTGGGCACGTCGTCGGCTAGCCCGGGCAGCCTCGGTGGCTCCGGCTTCGGCACGACTCTGGGTTCGTACAACCAGTTCGGCGCCATGGTTGGCCTGCGCCACAAGTTCTAA
- the tatC gene encoding twin-arginine translocase subunit TatC, translating into MAGSADPNDESQQETFISHLIELRERLVKAVAGVIIVFLAMVYWAPQIFNLFAAPLLHSLPKGGRMIVTDVTGSFFVPMKVTMLVAFLIALPWVLYQIWQFVAPGLYQHEKKLVVPLVSSTYVLFLCGVAFAYFLVFPTVFHFMAHYNAPLGADMSTDIDKYLSFAMTTFLAFGITFEVPVVVIVLVKFGVVELEKLKQIRPYVIVGAFIIAAVVTPPDVMSQLLLAVPLIALYELGLLMARFVSKQPLGAPAEGETQAD; encoded by the coding sequence ATGGCGGGCTCCGCAGACCCCAACGACGAATCCCAGCAGGAAACCTTCATCTCCCACCTGATCGAATTGCGCGAGCGATTGGTCAAGGCGGTGGCGGGGGTGATTATTGTTTTCCTGGCCATGGTCTACTGGGCGCCACAGATCTTCAATCTGTTCGCGGCCCCGCTACTGCATTCGCTGCCCAAGGGCGGACGCATGATCGTCACCGATGTCACCGGCTCGTTCTTCGTTCCGATGAAGGTGACCATGCTGGTCGCATTCCTCATCGCCTTGCCATGGGTGCTGTACCAGATCTGGCAGTTCGTGGCGCCGGGACTTTATCAGCATGAAAAGAAGCTGGTCGTGCCGCTGGTGTCCAGTACCTATGTGCTGTTCCTGTGCGGCGTCGCATTCGCATACTTCCTGGTGTTCCCGACCGTGTTCCACTTCATGGCGCACTACAACGCGCCGCTTGGCGCGGACATGTCGACGGACATCGACAAATACTTGAGTTTCGCCATGACGACATTCCTGGCCTTCGGCATTACGTTCGAAGTGCCGGTAGTGGTGATCGTGCTGGTGAAATTCGGCGTGGTCGAGCTCGAGAAGCTCAAGCAAATCCGGCCTTATGTGATCGTCGGCGCATTTATTATCGCCGCAGTCGTCACGCCGCCGGATGTCATGTCACAGCTCCTGCTGGCCGTACCCCTGATCGCGTTGTACGAACTCGGGCTGCTGATGGCGCGATTCGTCTCGAAACAGCCGCTTGGTGCACCTGCCGAGGGTGAAACCCAGGCAGATTGA
- the tatB gene encoding Sec-independent protein translocase protein TatB, with translation MIDLGISKLALIGAVALIVIGPERLPKVARTVGALVGRAQRYINDVKAEVSREVELEELRKMRTEFENAARDVEQTIHKEVSEHTQALNEAFDGSASSSSSSDTGSGYVPSWDSAHKSHNGRKSWRVKQGARPIWFKRQQNTRMWVQSGAARVKRHRPASGRNRSFFE, from the coding sequence ATGATCGATCTCGGCATTTCCAAGCTGGCACTGATCGGCGCCGTCGCGCTGATCGTGATCGGCCCCGAGCGTTTGCCGAAGGTCGCGCGGACCGTCGGCGCGCTGGTCGGTCGCGCCCAGCGCTATATCAATGACGTCAAGGCCGAAGTCAGTCGCGAGGTGGAACTCGAGGAACTGCGCAAGATGCGCACGGAATTCGAGAACGCCGCGCGCGACGTCGAGCAGACCATCCACAAGGAAGTCAGCGAGCACACCCAGGCGCTTAACGAAGCGTTTGATGGCTCGGCCTCGTCGTCATCGTCCAGCGACACGGGTTCGGGCTATGTGCCCAGCTGGGACAGCGCGCACAAGTCGCACAATGGCCGCAAGAGTTGGCGCGTCAAGCAGGGCGCGCGTCCGATCTGGTTCAAGCGTCAGCAAAACACGCGCATGTGGGTGCAGTCCGGCGCCGCACGCGTGAAGCGCCACCGGCCCGCCAGTGGCCGCAACCGTTCCTTCTTCGAATAA
- the tatA gene encoding Sec-independent protein translocase subunit TatA: MGSFSIWHWLIVLVIVMLVFGTKKLRNIGQDLGGAVKGFKDGMKEGNTDEPATPTPAKELRDSTTIDVEAKEKSRQQ; the protein is encoded by the coding sequence ATGGGTTCGTTTAGCATTTGGCATTGGCTGATCGTGCTGGTGATCGTCATGCTCGTTTTCGGTACCAAGAAGCTGCGCAATATTGGCCAGGATCTGGGTGGTGCGGTAAAGGGCTTCAAGGACGGCATGAAGGAAGGCAATACCGACGAGCCGGCCACTCCGACTCCGGCCAAGGAACTGCGCGATTCCACCACCATCGACGTCGAAGCCAAGGAAAAGTCGCGTCAGCAATAA
- a CDS encoding histidine triad nucleotide-binding protein, with the protein MKTQDNCIFCKIVAGQIPSNKVYEDEDLLAFHDIHPKAPVHFLLIPKSHVDSLADCGPGESDVLARMMLKVPELARQAGCNNGFRTVINTGTDGGQEVFHLHIHVMGGPRSQWKAPAP; encoded by the coding sequence ATGAAAACCCAGGACAATTGCATTTTCTGCAAGATCGTGGCCGGCCAGATTCCTTCGAACAAGGTGTATGAGGACGAAGACTTGCTGGCGTTTCACGATATCCACCCCAAAGCGCCGGTACACTTTCTGCTGATTCCTAAATCGCATGTCGATTCGTTGGCCGATTGCGGTCCCGGCGAATCGGATGTGCTTGCTAGAATGATGCTTAAGGTGCCCGAACTGGCACGCCAGGCCGGCTGCAACAATGGATTCCGGACGGTGATCAACACCGGCACCGACGGAGGACAGGAAGTGTTCCACCTCCACATCCACGTGATGGGCGGACCGCGCAGCCAGTGGAAGGCGCCGGCGCCCTGA